The following proteins are co-located in the bacterium genome:
- the ychF gene encoding redox-regulated ATPase YchF, producing the protein MALRCGIVGLPNVGKSTLFNALTEAGIAAENYPFCTIEPNSGIVPVPDERLAGLDGVVHAKQVIPATVEFTDIAGLVSGASKGEGLGNQFLANIRETAAVVHVVRCFEDDDVTHVEGSIDPIRDVETIETELGLADIETVEKRFDRAHRAAKAGRKEDKDEAAFLEGLLAHLSEGNPARGFEVPVEQARIYRESFLLTGKPVLYVANVDEAGLTDGNDAVLALEAHAEKVGAGCVRICAKVEAELAELSDEERREFLDDLGLEEPGLHRLIRAAYALLELITYLTAGEKEVRAWTVRQGASAPEAAGEIHTDFERTFIRAEVIPYADYIACDGETGAKAQGKMRAEGKDYIVQDGDVILFRVGA; encoded by the coding sequence ATGGCACTCCGCTGCGGCATCGTTGGCCTTCCGAACGTCGGCAAGAGCACTCTCTTCAACGCCCTTACCGAGGCGGGGATTGCGGCCGAGAACTATCCGTTCTGCACCATCGAGCCCAACTCGGGCATCGTGCCGGTACCGGATGAGCGGCTGGCCGGCCTGGATGGCGTGGTGCATGCAAAGCAGGTGATCCCGGCCACCGTGGAATTCACGGATATCGCCGGCCTGGTGAGTGGCGCTTCGAAAGGCGAGGGGCTCGGCAATCAATTCCTCGCCAACATTCGCGAGACCGCAGCGGTAGTCCACGTGGTCCGCTGCTTCGAAGACGATGACGTCACCCACGTCGAAGGCTCCATCGATCCGATCCGGGACGTGGAGACGATCGAAACCGAGCTCGGCCTCGCGGATATCGAGACGGTCGAAAAACGATTCGACCGGGCCCATCGGGCTGCCAAGGCCGGCCGCAAGGAAGACAAAGACGAAGCGGCCTTCCTCGAGGGCTTGCTGGCGCATCTCTCGGAAGGCAACCCCGCTCGAGGCTTCGAAGTGCCGGTCGAGCAAGCGCGGATCTATCGCGAGAGTTTCCTGCTCACTGGGAAACCCGTCTTGTACGTGGCCAATGTCGACGAAGCTGGCCTCACGGATGGCAATGACGCAGTCCTCGCCCTGGAAGCCCATGCAGAGAAGGTCGGCGCCGGCTGCGTACGCATCTGCGCGAAGGTCGAGGCCGAATTGGCTGAACTCAGCGACGAGGAGCGGCGGGAATTCCTCGACGATCTCGGCCTCGAGGAACCCGGCCTCCACCGCTTGATCCGAGCCGCTTACGCGCTCCTCGAGCTGATCACCTACCTGACGGCGGGTGAGAAGGAAGTACGAGCCTGGACGGTGCGGCAGGGTGCCAGCGCGCCAGAAGCCGCCGGGGAGATCCACACGGATTTCGAACGTACGTTCATCCGGGCCGAAGTGATCCCCTACGCCGACTACATCGCGTGCGATGGCGAAACCGGGGCCAAGGCCCAGGGAAAGATGCGCGCAGAAGGAAAGGACTACATCGTGCAGGACGGTGACGTGATCTTGTTCCGGGTGGGCGCCTGA
- a CDS encoding AMP-binding protein, whose protein sequence is MEMHYATLWEGIADQIGDREALVCGQDRRTWSEYDDRASRVASAFSAAGLAPDSKVGLYLYNGNEYLETQFGAFKGRHVPININYRYLDDELLYLLENSDAEALVFHTSLGERVARVKDKAPKVKLWVEVDDGGESIDGAIAYETLIASHEPAPRITRSPDDVYMLYTGGTTGMPKGVMYDIGGMLQGFIGYAFMFGEHGIPEADAIPALTKKMWEEGAGEVAIPACPLMHGTGMWLGALVPHCAGARVVMLTERSFDAHELWATAQREQAGQLVIVGDAFAKPMLRALAEAKDEGQPYDPTSVKRIVSSGVMWTSEVKAQLLEHHGFVLIDAMGSSEGSMGTQITTRGNIGETARFAMNPTTKVFAEDGREIAPGSGESGMVAAGGSVPLGYYKDEAKSRATFRTIDGVRYSFPGDWAIVEADGSLTLLGRGSNCINTAGEKVYPEEVEEAVKQHPDVVDCLVVGIEDEKFGQRVTGVASLRAGASADGEALREFTRGNLAAYKVPKQLFVVDQVRRAPNGKADYQWARQAVEDALA, encoded by the coding sequence ATGGAAATGCACTACGCGACGCTCTGGGAGGGCATTGCCGACCAGATCGGAGATCGGGAAGCGCTCGTATGCGGCCAGGATCGCCGCACCTGGAGCGAGTACGACGATCGTGCTTCGCGCGTCGCCTCCGCCTTCTCGGCGGCAGGGCTCGCGCCAGATTCGAAGGTCGGCCTGTACCTGTACAACGGAAACGAGTATCTCGAGACCCAGTTCGGCGCGTTCAAGGGCCGCCACGTCCCGATCAACATCAACTACCGCTATCTGGACGACGAGCTTCTCTATCTGCTCGAGAACTCGGACGCCGAAGCATTGGTCTTCCATACGAGCCTGGGCGAACGCGTGGCCCGCGTGAAAGACAAAGCACCCAAGGTGAAGCTCTGGGTGGAAGTCGATGATGGTGGAGAATCCATCGATGGGGCAATCGCCTACGAGACATTGATCGCGAGCCATGAGCCGGCGCCACGGATCACGCGATCCCCGGACGACGTCTACATGCTCTACACCGGCGGCACGACGGGCATGCCCAAGGGCGTGATGTACGACATCGGCGGAATGCTCCAGGGGTTCATCGGATACGCATTCATGTTCGGCGAGCACGGGATCCCCGAGGCGGATGCGATTCCTGCACTCACGAAGAAGATGTGGGAGGAGGGGGCCGGCGAGGTCGCAATCCCGGCGTGTCCGCTGATGCATGGCACGGGGATGTGGCTGGGCGCGTTGGTCCCTCATTGTGCGGGCGCCCGCGTGGTGATGCTGACCGAGCGCTCCTTCGATGCGCACGAGCTGTGGGCGACGGCGCAGCGTGAGCAGGCGGGGCAACTCGTGATCGTCGGTGACGCGTTCGCGAAACCCATGCTCCGGGCGCTCGCAGAGGCCAAGGACGAGGGCCAGCCCTACGATCCGACCAGTGTGAAGCGCATCGTCTCGTCCGGGGTGATGTGGACCTCCGAAGTGAAAGCGCAGTTGCTCGAGCACCACGGGTTCGTGTTGATCGACGCCATGGGCTCGAGTGAGGGAAGCATGGGCACCCAGATCACGACCCGCGGAAACATCGGGGAGACAGCGAGGTTCGCCATGAACCCCACCACCAAGGTCTTCGCCGAGGACGGCCGGGAGATCGCGCCGGGCTCCGGTGAGTCCGGCATGGTGGCTGCCGGTGGAAGCGTTCCGCTCGGCTACTACAAAGACGAAGCGAAGAGCCGCGCCACCTTCAGGACGATCGACGGTGTGCGTTACTCCTTCCCGGGCGATTGGGCGATCGTCGAGGCTGATGGCAGCCTGACGCTTCTCGGCCGTGGCTCGAACTGCATCAACACCGCAGGCGAAAAGGTCTACCCGGAAGAGGTGGAGGAAGCGGTCAAGCAGCATCCGGATGTGGTGGACTGCCTGGTCGTCGGGATCGAGGACGAGAAGTTCGGACAACGGGTTACCGGTGTCGCCTCCCTCCGCGCGGGTGCGAGCGCCGACGGCGAAGCCCTGCGCGAGTTCACGCGCGGGAATCTCGCGGCCTACAAAGTGCCGAAGCAGCTCTTCGTGGTCGATCAGGTGCGTCGCGCGCCGAACGGGAAAGCTGACTACCAATGGGCACGTCAGGCTGTGGAGGACGCGCTCGCCTGA
- a CDS encoding TetR/AcrR family transcriptional regulator: MARSAPGTVPSSEATSSDGRARRSERSRQAIVQALMALIGEGSPRPTAQQVAERAGVGIRTVFRHFSDMETLYAEMDARLRAELRPLLRGGQPEGGLEARIAALVTRRADLFERFSPYHRSAALHRWRSDYLRGRHATYVRELRTNLLRWLPEFEQGDAELIDAAELATSSEAWDRLRSEQRLSRNRASAVIEKALRRLLA; encoded by the coding sequence ATGGCCCGTTCTGCTCCTGGTACCGTTCCTTCGTCTGAGGCCACCAGTTCCGATGGCCGGGCCCGTCGCTCGGAGCGCAGCCGCCAGGCGATCGTGCAGGCCTTGATGGCGCTGATCGGTGAGGGCAGCCCCCGGCCCACGGCCCAGCAGGTGGCTGAACGAGCCGGCGTCGGCATCCGTACCGTGTTCCGCCATTTCTCGGATATGGAGACCCTCTACGCAGAGATGGACGCGCGGCTGCGGGCCGAGCTTCGTCCGCTGCTGAGAGGGGGCCAACCCGAGGGCGGGCTCGAGGCGCGAATCGCGGCGCTGGTTACGCGGCGGGCAGATCTCTTCGAGCGTTTTTCGCCCTATCACCGCTCGGCGGCCCTGCATCGATGGCGTTCCGACTATCTGCGGGGACGCCACGCGACCTACGTTCGCGAGTTGCGCACGAATCTCTTGCGCTGGCTCCCGGAGTTCGAGCAAGGGGATGCCGAGCTGATCGACGCCGCCGAGTTGGCGACTTCGTCCGAGGCCTGGGACCGCCTGCGATCCGAGCAACGCCTCAGCCGAAACCGCGCGTCTGCCGTCATCGAAAAGGCGCTTCGCCGGCTGCTCGCCTAG
- a CDS encoding enoyl-CoA hydratase codes for MSRENDANPYADRNANLSPPRSAGDDSVVLIDDPAPHVRRITMNRPEKRNALNHALRGQVLDALQQGDQDADVHVMIVRGAGPSFSAGYDLGGGNEGQEYPFFTAAGEGQWPRHVTEGWMSIWDLSKPVIAEVHGYCLAGGSELATGCDVVYMAEDAQMGYPAVRFGVPDMQFHAWLVGMRKGMEMMLTGDSINGIEAEKRGWATRAFPAEELEAKTLEMAERMAALPPDIVQLNKRAVHRQMDAMGFRAGIRQGTELCTLATHQPSFHEFINKIGPGQGKLTGALQERDEKFGDYRTGEK; via the coding sequence ATGAGCAGAGAAAACGACGCCAACCCCTATGCCGATCGCAACGCGAATCTGAGCCCGCCCCGATCCGCCGGGGACGACAGCGTCGTCCTCATCGACGATCCGGCGCCTCATGTCCGGCGCATCACGATGAACCGTCCGGAGAAGCGCAATGCCCTCAATCACGCCTTGCGCGGCCAGGTGCTCGATGCCTTGCAGCAGGGAGATCAGGATGCAGATGTCCATGTGATGATCGTTCGGGGCGCCGGGCCGAGCTTTTCCGCGGGATACGACCTGGGAGGGGGGAATGAAGGCCAGGAGTATCCCTTCTTCACGGCAGCGGGCGAAGGCCAGTGGCCGCGCCATGTGACCGAAGGCTGGATGTCGATCTGGGATCTCTCGAAACCGGTGATCGCGGAAGTGCACGGCTATTGCCTGGCCGGCGGCAGCGAACTCGCGACCGGTTGCGATGTCGTCTACATGGCCGAGGACGCTCAGATGGGTTACCCGGCCGTGCGCTTCGGCGTGCCGGACATGCAATTCCACGCCTGGCTCGTCGGTATGCGCAAGGGCATGGAGATGATGCTGACCGGGGATTCGATCAACGGCATCGAGGCGGAGAAACGCGGCTGGGCCACCCGAGCTTTCCCGGCCGAAGAACTCGAAGCCAAGACCCTCGAGATGGCCGAGCGCATGGCCGCGTTGCCGCCGGATATCGTCCAGCTGAACAAACGAGCGGTCCATCGCCAGATGGATGCGATGGGTTTTCGGGCCGGCATTCGACAGGGCACGGAGCTCTGCACTCTTGCCACCCACCAGCCGAGCTTTCACGAGTTCATCAACAAGATCGGCCCCGGCCAGGGCAAGTTGACGGGTGCGCTCCAGGAGCGTGACGAGAAGTTCGGCGACTATCGCACCGGGGAGAAGTAG
- a CDS encoding DUF4336 domain-containing protein — MQSLATDLWVDQQPLRFVGVEIGTRMTVIRLPTGRLWIHSPIEATPERLEAVRALGEPAALIAPTRFHHLFIGDWRDAFPAASLHLAPGLESKRPDLMPAEVLGDDSPKAWAGNVEQVAVKGFPLANEVVFYHPATATLVATDLAFNLSQSFSAPTRFAMRLAGVKSRLSPTLLERFGIRDRTAFRSSLDRILEWPFERVIVAHGDVVEAGGKEALAEGYAFLR, encoded by the coding sequence ATGCAGTCGTTGGCGACGGACCTCTGGGTGGACCAGCAGCCGCTCCGCTTCGTGGGGGTCGAGATCGGCACTCGTATGACGGTGATCCGGCTGCCTACGGGTCGTCTGTGGATTCACTCGCCTATCGAAGCGACGCCCGAACGCCTCGAGGCCGTTCGGGCCCTGGGCGAACCCGCCGCGTTGATCGCGCCGACGCGCTTCCACCATCTGTTCATCGGCGATTGGCGGGATGCATTTCCCGCTGCTTCCCTCCATCTCGCGCCTGGGCTCGAGAGCAAGCGGCCCGATCTGATGCCCGCCGAGGTGCTCGGAGACGACTCACCCAAAGCCTGGGCAGGAAACGTCGAACAGGTGGCCGTCAAGGGCTTCCCCCTCGCAAACGAGGTCGTCTTCTACCACCCGGCAACGGCCACGCTCGTGGCTACGGATCTCGCGTTCAATCTTTCGCAGAGCTTCTCCGCCCCCACCCGGTTTGCGATGCGCCTGGCCGGCGTGAAGAGTCGGCTCTCTCCGACGCTGCTCGAGCGCTTCGGCATCCGGGATCGCACCGCCTTCCGCTCGTCCCTCGACCGGATTCTCGAGTGGCCTTTCGAACGCGTGATCGTGGCCCATGGGGATGTCGTGGAGGCCGGGGGGAAGGAGGCCCTGGCGGAGGGCTACGCCTTCCTTCGCTAG
- the pyrF gene encoding orotidine-5'-phosphate decarboxylase, which yields MAEPFADRLIHRTRALGHPLCVGFDPHLALLPPLFRRGSMAPGDRETAAAVADFCLALLDRVAGRVACIKPQSAFFEALGWRGIEVLDQVMGAARERDLLVILDAKRGDIGSTAEGYASAYLSEDAPLRADALTVNPYLGGDALEPFLMAAEKSGAGLFVLVKTSNPGSGDLQDREAQGQPIHAHVAAQLASAAQRLAGPATGWSGVGAVVGATFPEEARQARERMPSNLFLVPGFGAQGAGPAEAVTAFSPGPDGVLEGGVVSSSRGILFPDAANLSDANAWEREIDQALTNATTALEQAVAPEVNSGDGVYN from the coding sequence ATGGCCGAACCCTTCGCCGATCGCCTCATCCACCGGACGCGCGCGCTTGGCCATCCTCTATGTGTGGGTTTCGATCCGCACCTGGCCCTGCTGCCGCCGCTCTTCCGGCGCGGGTCGATGGCACCAGGCGACCGGGAAACCGCGGCAGCGGTGGCGGATTTCTGCCTGGCCCTGCTCGACCGCGTTGCAGGGCGGGTCGCGTGCATCAAGCCTCAGAGCGCATTCTTCGAGGCTCTCGGTTGGCGAGGCATCGAGGTGCTGGATCAGGTGATGGGCGCGGCCCGCGAGCGCGATTTGTTGGTCATCCTCGATGCCAAGCGCGGCGATATCGGCTCGACGGCTGAAGGTTACGCAAGCGCCTACCTCAGCGAGGACGCTCCGCTTCGTGCGGATGCTCTCACCGTGAACCCCTATCTGGGAGGTGACGCTCTCGAGCCGTTTCTCATGGCTGCCGAAAAGAGCGGCGCTGGTCTGTTCGTGCTGGTCAAGACGAGCAACCCGGGCTCTGGTGACCTACAGGATCGCGAAGCCCAGGGTCAACCGATTCACGCACATGTCGCGGCCCAACTCGCGTCCGCGGCCCAGCGCCTCGCCGGGCCCGCCACGGGTTGGTCCGGTGTAGGAGCCGTGGTCGGAGCGACCTTTCCCGAGGAGGCTCGCCAGGCGAGAGAGCGCATGCCGTCGAATCTGTTTCTCGTCCCGGGCTTCGGCGCCCAGGGTGCGGGGCCGGCTGAGGCGGTAACCGCATTCTCGCCGGGCCCGGACGGAGTGCTCGAAGGTGGCGTCGTCAGTTCGTCCCGCGGGATCCTCTTCCCAGACGCAGCCAACCTGTCCGACGCCAATGCCTGGGAGCGCGAGATCGACCAGGCACTCACCAATGCAACCACCGCCCTCGAACAAGCGGTCGCTCCGGAAGTCAACAGCGGGGACGGGGTTTACAATTGA
- a CDS encoding SDR family NAD(P)-dependent oxidoreductase — MSSFCEDRVVIVTGAGRGIGREYALMLADHGAKVIVNDLGGARDGTGSDLGPADEVVNEIKAAGGEAVANGSDVSDFGQAKEMIQQAIDTYGRLDALVNNAGILRDRMLVNMQESEWDAVIQVHLKGTFAPAHHAAGYWREQSKAGNPVDARLINTSSVSGIYGNPGQTNYGAAKAGIAAFTVIASRELKRYGVTVNCIAPGALTRLTEDLQPGEITDEMREAQSPRWIAPIVTWLASTESRDVTGRVFEASGSVLAIAEGWHRGPTVAPVSDPTTLGPIVRDMVKQARMNAGMGGQDLDGGLE, encoded by the coding sequence ATGAGTTCTTTTTGTGAAGATCGCGTCGTCATCGTCACTGGTGCGGGGCGAGGCATCGGCCGCGAATACGCCCTGATGCTGGCGGACCATGGGGCGAAAGTCATCGTCAACGATCTCGGTGGCGCCCGCGATGGCACGGGTTCGGATCTTGGCCCTGCTGACGAGGTCGTGAACGAGATCAAGGCGGCCGGCGGCGAAGCCGTGGCCAACGGCTCGGACGTCAGCGATTTCGGCCAGGCAAAGGAGATGATCCAGCAGGCCATCGATACCTACGGTCGGCTCGATGCATTGGTGAACAACGCAGGCATCCTGCGCGACCGCATGCTCGTGAACATGCAGGAGAGCGAGTGGGATGCGGTGATTCAGGTCCACCTGAAGGGCACCTTCGCTCCCGCACATCATGCTGCGGGATACTGGCGAGAGCAGAGCAAGGCCGGCAACCCGGTCGACGCCCGTCTCATCAACACGAGTTCCGTTTCCGGGATCTATGGCAATCCGGGCCAGACGAACTACGGCGCGGCCAAGGCCGGTATCGCAGCGTTCACGGTCATCGCTTCCCGCGAACTCAAGCGCTACGGGGTGACCGTGAATTGCATCGCGCCCGGCGCCCTCACCCGGCTCACCGAGGATCTACAGCCCGGCGAGATCACCGACGAAATGCGCGAAGCCCAGAGTCCCCGTTGGATCGCGCCGATTGTCACCTGGCTCGCGAGCACAGAATCTCGTGATGTCACCGGGCGCGTCTTCGAGGCTTCAGGCAGCGTGTTGGCCATCGCCGAGGGCTGGCACCGCGGCCCGACGGTCGCGCCGGTTTCCGACCCGACGACCCTGGGCCCGATCGTGCGCGACATGGTGAAGCAGGCCCGCATGAACGCAGGCATGGGCGGCCAGGATCTCGACGGCGGCCTCGAATAA
- the tgt gene encoding tRNA guanosine(34) transglycosylase Tgt, giving the protein MSFRYTLQRSDGAARAGIFATPHGDVHTPAFMVVGTQAAVRAMTPVQVRETGAEVVLANTYHVSLRPGESLVQKMGGLHTFMAWDGPILTDSGGFQVFSLPNKEISDRGVRFKNEVDGSVVDLTPERSIEIQNSLGADVIMAFDECTPYPADEALAATGVRRTLSWMERCQKSHARAKDQALFGIVQGSTYPHLRASCAEALVAMDLPGYAIGGVSVGEGHELLCRITSQTAPLLPEAKPRYLMGVGLPEDLIACIGYGIDLFDCVIPTRYARSASVFTRRGRIRLTQRRYRRDGYPIDPSCDCTACTGGFTRAYLHHLFQANEILSAILASIHNVRFYQRLVREAREAVLGGHFEDWREAFLGEYGSAQDRGTRSGKRDSV; this is encoded by the coding sequence ATGAGCTTCCGCTACACGCTTCAACGTTCGGACGGTGCGGCCCGTGCCGGCATCTTCGCCACGCCCCACGGCGACGTGCATACGCCTGCGTTCATGGTCGTCGGCACCCAGGCAGCGGTGCGCGCGATGACCCCCGTGCAGGTACGCGAGACCGGCGCCGAAGTCGTGCTGGCCAACACCTACCACGTGTCACTGCGGCCGGGTGAGAGCCTCGTCCAGAAGATGGGCGGCCTCCATACCTTCATGGCATGGGATGGCCCGATCCTCACCGATAGCGGCGGCTTCCAGGTCTTCTCCCTTCCCAACAAGGAGATCAGCGACCGGGGCGTCCGGTTCAAGAACGAAGTGGACGGCTCGGTGGTGGACCTCACGCCCGAGCGTTCGATCGAGATCCAGAACAGCCTGGGTGCGGACGTGATCATGGCCTTCGACGAATGCACGCCCTACCCGGCCGACGAAGCGCTCGCGGCGACGGGCGTTCGACGCACCCTCTCGTGGATGGAGCGCTGCCAGAAATCCCATGCGCGTGCGAAGGACCAGGCGCTGTTCGGAATCGTGCAGGGCAGCACCTATCCACACCTTCGCGCCTCCTGCGCCGAGGCGTTGGTGGCGATGGATCTGCCGGGCTACGCGATCGGTGGTGTTTCCGTCGGCGAGGGGCACGAACTGCTCTGCCGCATCACCTCCCAGACGGCGCCGCTCCTGCCGGAGGCAAAACCTCGCTACCTGATGGGCGTCGGGCTTCCCGAAGACTTGATCGCCTGCATCGGCTATGGCATCGATCTCTTCGACTGCGTGATCCCCACTCGGTACGCGCGCTCGGCGAGCGTCTTCACCAGACGCGGACGCATCCGTCTCACCCAACGGCGCTACCGGAGGGACGGATACCCGATCGATCCTTCCTGTGACTGCACGGCGTGCACCGGCGGCTTCACCCGCGCCTACCTGCACCATCTCTTCCAGGCGAACGAAATCCTCTCGGCCATCCTCGCCTCGATCCACAACGTGCGCTTCTATCAGCGGCTCGTTCGGGAGGCGCGGGAGGCCGTCCTCGGCGGACACTTCGAGGATTGGCGGGAAGCTTTCCTTGGGGAGTACGGCTCGGCCCAGGATCGCGGAACGCGATCCGGCAAGAGGGATTCGGTCTAG